A stretch of Ipomoea triloba cultivar NCNSP0323 chromosome 11, ASM357664v1 DNA encodes these proteins:
- the LOC115996155 gene encoding protein PRD1, which yields MSLTISHHHSSQAAPPPEPPQTCAQGHRTTLILATEEGGSICLLCFSNLISNPRSPTVHVSYALSQLSIALSQSQFRHDFFTFHSHFLISPLVAVLSSFHDDPIAQQTVDLIVQICDAANFEVFQEFVARVSDRLSAGSLAWSRRQHYTLHCLGVLLNSQKNEACASIKDTDALIFNLASGLQLSSEEIQAEILFVLYKIFLLHSYKDYNCNESLFFHYPKLVCLSLEVLMKAECDDLRLNCVAFLTVLAQKGLFQITSINDVRRSASSDIKTLMQTAEDTMDNPPLVLLFAEAVKGPLLSPDSQVQVATLDLLFLFLSWEDVSGKEIEVFVEQNIADYAFEILRLSVDSSQTKGCKDSLITACIQVLDLLSIAEKAFIQRLATGLATLVPVLHHVANVPFHPVQTETLMLVWTCVTNWPGIVSKSDIEEISFILSGMLKKNIDGEIGMSPSTFTLVCSILIALMKCSSSNGVSSFLVSIQDASRNAILTCLSHYDKYPSQILHSLYLLKEAYVYSHGENLTSSICTELRRGIVDICKTHVLPWFMRALNDIEEEDIALAVFETFHTILLEDSGTETKIFANILFSFSWFSFSFGLLGLFPTEKMKWRVYLLFSLLSEALIGGDSGQCIRDAALHLPSDPVDLLFLLGQRSSQNLELSCCQSAVLMLLHISSLNDDRIAEDKLVLASLEQYIILNSNEYLYGSSVSGMLKLLINLYALYRALAKMSYQIAYSPEAERIMFHLLAEKEWDLLTMRIHLTSLQWLFQQERICKLLSLQILKFCRYNLKGQQMVVQRKNNQNIDLRVVADLVASGDNFAGLLFVFVLGELVDEVDKEIDIGLVLRTIQDVIEISPAASAQLCMHGIGSAFQKLYYQSRYSSCPDIFLATSELAFMILQTVKSESISDDDIWVGIVVKLMDYLIPSVAADGWSRETLIVVGIFSLILHHSTDQKLVEASKSILMSTPLVSMINDTITEACSKGPALIDHDETTRTGEVLIFVLALLFFAFKSSYAILPGIVNCQHLLDNSSSEQPLPYTSIKCHDLCKLIHFGSYIIKLVASYHLVEIFSRISETNARKPDELKFKRGYLLSTSAVLEGLIFSSDIQVSMNCSLCLSMIIGWQDLQNQVPSIERDSWFRLIVEELAVALAVPCLASKSFTIHHKPAIHVAVSLLRMKQAPPWMSSVFDESCICGIIKNISASNLSPELVLLFRQLLNSGYLRDEHISSLNRVFQECRRCMYRDNIGEVRTEEHAKNNVAAAILGDLRNTSEFLIDLMKSQSSINIECSGSQSEHRRLLEEIDLFLKCLMVDD from the exons ATGTCCTTAACGATCTCTCATCATCACAGTTCACAGGCAGCGCCACCACCGGAACCACCGCAGACATGCGCTCAGGGCCACCGCACCACGCTGATCCTTGCAACGGAGGAAGGCGGATCGATCTGCCTGCTCTGCTTCTCCAACCTCATCTCAAATCCGAGATCGCCAACCGTCCACGTCTCCTACGCCCTCTCCCAGCTCTCCATTGCCCTCTCGCAGTCGCAATTCCGCCACGACTTCTTCACTTTCCACTCCCACTTCCTCATCTCGCCTCTAGTCGCCGTCCTCTCCTCCTTCCACGACGATCCGATCGCTCAGCAGACGGTGGATTTGATCGTCCAGATTTGCGACGCGGCCAACTTCGAGGTGTTTCAGGAGTTCGTGGCTCGTGTTTCTGATAGGCTCTCAGCTGGATCTCTTGCTTGGAGTCGGCGCCAGCACTACACT CTTCACTGCTTAGGTGTGCTCTTGAATTCTCAGAAAAATGAAGCCTGTGCTTCTATTAAAGACACAGATGCCCTCATTTTCAACCTTGCCAGTGGTCTTCAATTATCTAG TGAGGAGATTCAAGCAGAGATCCTGTTTGTCCTGTACAAAATATTTCTCCTGCATTCTTATAAAGACTATAACTGTAATGAAAGTTTATTCTTTCATTACCCCAAGCTAGTTTGCTTATCCCTGGAAGTTCTCATGAAAGCTGAATGTGATGATCTTCGCTTGAACTGTGTAG CATTTCTGACAGTTCTGGCCCAGAAAGGCTTGTTTCAGATTACATCCATCAATGATGTAAGGAGGAGTGCTTCCTCTGATATTAAAACTTTGATGCAAACAGCAGAAGATACAATGGACAACCCTCCTCTAGTTCTCTTGTTTGCAGAGGCTGTCAAAGGCCCCCTGCTTTCTCCAGATAGTCAAGTTCAAGTTGCAACATTAGACTTACTCTTTCTATTTCTCTCTTGGGAAGATGTCTCTGGAAAAGAAATTGAAGTGTTTGTGGAGCAGAACATTGCAGATTATGCATTTGAAATATTGAGATTGTCAGTAGACTCATCTCAAACAAAAG GATGCAAAGATTCACTGATTACTGCTTGCATTCAGGTTCTTGATCTTTTATCTATTGCTGAAAAAGCATTTATACAAAGACTAGCTACTGGATTGGCAACCCTGGTTCCTGTTCTTCATCATGTTGCTAATGTTCCTTTTCACCCTGTACAAACTGAGACACTGATGCTCGTATGGACTTGTGTAACAAACTGGCCAGGAATAGTATCCAAATCTGATATTGAAGAAATAAGCTTTATCTTGAGTGGGATGCTAAAGAAAAATATTGATGGGGAGATTGGAATGTCTCCCAGCACATTTACTTTGGTTTGCTCAATACTTATTGCTCTTATGAAATGCTCATCTTCCAATGGGGTTTCAAGCTTCCTTGTATCAATTCAAGATGCATCAAGAAATGCTATTTTAACTTGTTTAAGCCATTATGATAAATATCCAAGTCAAATTTTGCACTCCCTTTACCTGCTGAAAGAGGCATATGTGTACAGTCATGGAGAAAATCTGACAAGCTCCATTTGTACAGAACTAAGACGGGGAATTGTAGATATATGTAAAACACATGTATTACCATGGTTTATGAGGGCCCTTAATGATATTGAAGAGGAGGATATTGCACTTGCAGTTTTCGAAACTTTTCATACAATATTGCTAGAAGATTCTGGTACTGAAACCAAGATATTTGCAAATATTCTATTCTCATTCTCCTGGTTCAGTTTTTCATTTGGATTATTAGGCTTATTTCCCACAGAAAAAATGAAATGGAGGGTTTATCTTTTGTTCAGTTTATTGTCAGAGGCTCTTATTGGGGGTGATTCTGGGCAGTGCATTAGGGATGCTGCCCTTCATTTGCCATCTGACCCTGTGGATTTGCTCTTTCTTCTTGGCCAGAGAAGCTCCCAAAATCTTGAGCTGTCTTGTTGCCAATCTGCAGTGCTAATGTTGCTGCACATTAGCTCTTTGAATGATGATAG GATTGCTGAAGATAAGCTTGTCTTAGCTTCCCTGGAGCAATATATTATACTCAACAGCAACGAATATCTATACGGTTCTTCTGTTTCTGGGATGTTGAAATTGTTGATAAATCTCTATGCACTATATAGGGCTCTGGCCAAAATGAGCTACCAAATTGCTTACAGCCCAGAAGCAGAGAGGATCATGTTTCATCTATTAGCTGAAAAGGAGTGGGATTTGCTTACCATGAGAATCCATTTGACATCTTTGCAATGGTTGTTCCAACAAGAGAGAATCTGCAAGTTGTTGTCTCTCCAGATTCTGAAGTTTTGCAGATACAACTTGAAAGGACAGCAGATGGTTGTCCAACGGAAAAATAACCAGAATATAGATTTACGTGTAGTAGCAGATCTTGTAGCATCTGGGGATAACTTTGCTGGTCTACTTTTTGTATTTGTTTTAGGAGAGTTGGTAGATGAAGTTGACAAAGAGATTGACATTGGCCTAGTTTTAAGAACAATACAAGATGTAATTGAAATATCACCAGCTGCTTCAGCTCAGTTATGTATGCATGGGATAGGTTCTGCATTTCAGAAGTTATATTATCAGTCTAGATATTCTTCTTGTCCAGATATATTCCTGGCCACTTCAGAACTAGCTTTCATGATTCTTCAAACAGTAAAATCTGAATCAATTTCTGATGATGACATTTGGGTTGGTATAGTAGTGAAG TTGATGGACTACCTCATACCCTCAGTGGCTGCAGATGGATGGAGCAGGGAAACTCTCATAGTAGTTGGGATTTTCTCCTTGATTCTACATCATTCTACAGATCAGAAACTGGTTGAGGCTTCAAAAAGCATACTTATGAGTACCCCTTTGGTGTCAATGATCAATGACACAATCACAGAGGCTTGTTCTAAGGGACCTGCTCTAATTGACCATGATGAAACTACAAGAACTGGGGAAGTTCTAATTTTTGTGCTTGCATTACTATTCTTTGCATTTAAGAG TTCATATGCAATTTTACCAGGGATTGTGAACTGTCAGCATCTACTTGATAACAGCAGCTCAGAGCAGCCTCTACCCTATACAAGCATTAAGTGCCATGACTTGTGCAAGCTGATTCATTTTGGTTCCTATATCATAAAACTGGTTGCCTCTTATCACCTTGTGGAGATTTTTAGCAGAATATCAGAAACCAATGCAAGAAAGCCAGatgaattaaaattcaaaagaggGTATTTGTTATCTACCAGCGCCGTATTAGAAGGCCTCATCTTTTCCAGTGATATTCAAGTTTCAATGAATTGCTCCCTCTGTCTGTCCATGATCATTGGGTGGCAAGATTTGCAAAACCAGGTGCCCTCCATTGAAAGGGACAGCTGGTTTCGGTTGATTGTAGAAGAACTGGCAGTGGCTTTGGCAGTTCCATGTTTGGCGTCAAAATCCTTCACAATCCACCACAAGCCAGCGATTCATGTTGCAGTTTCATTGCTGAGAATGAAGCAAGCTCCTCCATGGATGTCTTCAGTGTTTGATGAATCCTGCATTTGTGGCATTATCAAGAACATTTCTGCATCTAATTTGAGCCCTGAACTGGTGCTTTTGTTTCGACAACTGCTTAATTCAGGGTATCTGAGGGATGAACACATC